Within the Arthrobacter sp. UKPF54-2 genome, the region CAGCGGCGACGTCCTGGCCGGGGTGCTCGGGGCCCTGCTGGCCCAGCTGGGCGAGGGCACCAAAGCCTTCAGCGCCCGCGGGATCAACGGACCCGACCGGTGGGCCGCCGTCGCCGCGGTGGCGGCCAGCCTGCATGGCCTCGCCGGCACCCTCGCCTCCAACGGCGGCCCGCTGACGGCGTCAGACATCGCGGACGCCCTGCCGGAGGTGATCGGGCGGCTGTAATAAAGGCCACGCATCATGCGCCTGGTCAATTAGTAACCCTGCTTACAAGTAGTCTGTCTAGAGATAGTTCGCATCGCACGAGGAGTACACATGGAAGTCTGGCCCGGAACGGCTTACCCGCTGGGAGCCACCTTTGATGGCACCGGCACCAATTTCGCCCTGTTCAGCGAACAGGCGGAGCGGGTCGAACTCTGCCTCCTGGCTGATGACCTGACCGAGACCCGGATCGAGCTGACCGAGGTGGACGGCTACGTTTGGCACTGCTACCTGCCGCAGATCCAGCCCGGCCAGAAGTACGGCTACCGGGTCCACGGCCCGTACGAACCCGAAAACGGCAACCGCTTCAACGCAAACAAGCTGCTGCTGGACCCCTACGCCAAGGCCGTCCAAGGCCAGATCGACTGGCACCCGGCGCTCTTCACCTACGAATTCGGCGACCCCGACTCCCGCAACGACGCTGACTCGGCGCCGCACACCATGCACGGCGTGGTCATCAACCCGTTCTTCGAGTGGGACGGCGACCGCCAGCTGCGGATCCCGTACCACCAGTCGGTCATCTACGAGGCGCACGTCAAGGGCCTGACCGAGCTGCACCCGGATATTCCGGAGGAACAGCGCGGCACCTATGCCGGTGTCGCCCACCCGGCGGTCATCGAACACCTGAAGAAGCTCGGCGTCACGGCGATCGAACTGATGCCCGTCCACCAGTTCGTCAACGACGGGACGCTGGAGGAGAAGGGCCTGAACAACTACTGGGGCTACAACACCATCGGCTTCTTCGCCCCGCAGAACACGTACAGCTCCACCGGCGACGTCGGTCACCAGGTCCAGGAATTCAAGGCCATGGTCCGCGAGCTGCACCGCGCCGGCATCGAGGTCATCCTCGACGTCGTCTACAACCACACGGCGGAAGGCAACCACCTCGGCCCCACGCTGTCCTTCAAGGGCATCGACAACCAGGCCTACTACCGCCTGGTCGACGGCGACCTGAAGCACTACATGGACTACACCGGCACGGGCAACTCGCTCAACGTGCGCCACCCACACTCCCTGCAGCTGCTGATGGATTCCCTGCGCTACTGGGTGACGGAGATGCACGTGGACGGCTTCCGCTTCGACCTCGCCTCCACGCTGGCCCGCGAGTTCTACGACGTCGACAAGCTCTCCACCTTCTTCGAACTGATCCAGCAGGACCCGATCGTGTCCCAGGTGAAGCTGATCGCCGAGCCGTGGGACGTCGGCCCCGGCGGCTACCAGGTAGGCAACTTCCCGCCGCAGTGGACCGAGTGGAACGGCAAGTACCGCGACACGGTCCGGGACTTCTGGCGCGGCGAACCCTCCACCCTGGGTGAATTCGCCTCCCGCCTTACCGGCTCCGCGGACCTCTACGAAAGCTCCGCGCGGCGCCCGGTGGCCTCGATCAACTTCGTCACCGCCCACGACGGCTTCACCATGCGGGACCTGGTGTCCTACAACGAGAAGCACAACGAAGCCAACGGCGAAGGCAACAACGACGGCGAATCGCACAACCGCTCGTGGAACTGCGGGGAGGAAGGCGACACCGACAACGACACCGTGCTGACCCTTCGCGCGCGCCAGCAGCGGAACTTCATCGCCACGCTGCTGCTCTCGCAGGGCGTGCCGATGCTGTTGCACGGCGACGAGCTGGGCCGCACCCAGCAGGGCAACAACAACACGTACTGCCAGGACTCCGAACTGAGCTGGGTGCACTGGGAGGCCATGGACCAGCCGCTCGTGGAGTTCACCGCCTTCGTCAACAAGATCCGCCACGACCACCCGACGTTCCGCCGCAGCCGCTTCTTCGACGGCCGGCCGGTTGTCCGCGGCGAGGGCGAGAAGCTGCCGGACATCGTCTGGCTCAAGACGGACGGCACCGGCATGCTGCCCGAGGACTGGGACAGCGGCTTCGGCCGGACCATCGGCGTGTTCCTGAACGGCCACGGCATCCAGGAGCAGGATTCGCGGGGCCGCCGGATCACCGATGACAGTTTCCTGCTGGCGTTCAACGCCCACGACGACGACGTGGACTTTGCGCTGCCGACCGAGGAATACTCGCCGTTCTGGGACGTGCTGGTGGACACCGCGGACCAGGCCGACAAGGACGAACCGCTGAAGGCAGGGTCGGTGCTCAAGCTGGCCGCCAAGTCCATGGTGGTGCTGCAGGCGCACTCCGGCCCCGAAGTGGAGGTGGACTACTCCGCCGCCGCGTCGCTGGCCTCGATGGCCGAGCACGAGGACGCCCACGAGGAGATGGTGGAGGCCCAGGAGGAGGCCGCCGAAGCAGTCTCGAAGGCTGCCGCCAAATGAGGACCCCGGTCTCCACTTACCGGCTCCAGATCCGGCCCGGCTTCACCCTGCAGGATGCCGCCGAGACCGTGCCCTACCTGAAATCGCTCGGCGTGGACTGGGTCTACCTCTCGCCGATCCTGACCGCGGAACAGGGGTCGGACCACGGCTACGACGTCACCGACCCGGCCTCGATCGACCCGGACCGCGGCGGCCCGGAGGGACTGGCGGCAGTCTCCCGGGCCGCGCGGGACGCCGGCATGGGCGTGCTCGTGGATATCGTGCCCAACCATGTCGGCGTCGCCACCCCGGTGCAAAACCCGTGGTGGTGGTCGCTGCTCAAGGAGGGCCAGCAGTCGCCGTACGCGCGGGCGTTCGACGTCGACTGGGACTTCGGCGGCGGCCGGATCCGGATTCCGGTCCTCGGCGACGACTCGGATGTGGACGCGCTGGAAGTCCGCGACGGCGAGCTGCGCTACTACGACCACCGGTTCCCGCTGGCCGAGGGCAGCTACACGGCAGGGGATGACCCCCGCGCCGTCCACGACCGGCAGCACTATGAGCTGGTGGGTTGGCGCCGTGCGGACAACGACCTGAACTACCGCCGGTTCTTTGCGGTCAACACCCTGGCCGGGATCAAGGTCGAGGTCCCGGAGGTTTTCGACGAGGCGCACGAGGAGGTGGTCCGCTGGTTCCGTGAGGGCCTGGTGGACGGGCTGCGCATCGACCACCCGGACGGTCTCGCGGACCCGGCCGGCTACCTCCGGCGGCTGCGCGAGGCCACCGGCGGGGCCTACCTGCTGATCGAGAAAATCCTGGAGCCCGGCGAGGAGCTTCCCGCCGGCTTCGAGTGCGAGGGAACCACCGGGTACGACGCGCTGGCGGACGTGGACCGGGTCCTCGTGGACCCCGCGGGCCAGGCGGGCCTCGACGCGCTGGATGCCTCGCTGCGCGGCGGAACGCCCGCGGACTACGAGGAGATGATCCGCGGCACCAAGCGCCGGATCACGGACGGGATCCTGCACTCGGAGATGCTGCGGCTCGCCCGGCTGGTCCCGGCGTCCGCCGGGCTCGACGCGGAGACCGCCGTCGATGCGCTTTCCGAGATCACCGCGGCCTTCCCGGTGTACCGCAGCTACCTGCCCGAGGGCGAGGATGTGCTGCGCGAGGCATGTGAGCTCGCCGCCCGGCGGCGGCCGGAGCTGGAACCGGCCGTGCAGGCGCTGCTGCCGCTGCTGCTGCGCGCCGGCCCCGGCGCCGATGAGGAACTGGGCCGGCGCTTCCAGCAGACCTCCGGGATGGTGATGGCCAAGGGCGTGGAAGACACCGCGTTCTTCCGCTACACCCGGCTGGGCACCCTCACCGAGGTAGGCGCGGACCCCACCGAATTCGCGGTGTCCACCGACGAGTTCCACGCCCGGATGGCCCGGCGCCACGCTGCGCTGCCACTGTCCATGACCACGCTCAGCACCCACGACACCAAACGCAGCGAGGACACCCGCGCCCGGATCTCGGTCCTCGCGGAACTAGCCCCGGAGTGGACCGCATCGCTGCACCGGCTGCAGGACCTCGCGCCCCTGCCGGACGGGCCGCTGGCCAACCTGCTGTGGCAGGCCGTCGCCGGGGTCTGGCCCGCGGACCGGGACCGGCTCCAGTCCTACGCCCAGAAGGCGGCCCGCGAGGCCGGCAACTCGACAAACTGGCTCGATCCCAATGCGGATTTCGAGACGAAGCTGGCGGCGGCGGTCGATGCGGCCTTCGACAACGCCGAGGTCCGCGCCGAACTCGATGCCCTGGTGGCTCTGCTGGAGCCGTACGGTGCCGCCAACGCGCTCTCCGCCAAGCTCGTCCAGCTCACCATGCCCGGCGTGCCGGACGTGTACCAGGGCACCGAGTTCTGGGACCGATCGCTGACCGACCCGGACAACCGCAGGCCCTTCGACTTCGGCGCCCGGCGCGCCGCCCTGGCCGCCCTCGACGCCGGCGAGCTGCCGGCGTCGTACCGGGAGGACGCGGCAAAACTGCTGGTCACCTCCCGGGCACTGCGGCTGCGGCGGGACCGGCCGGAGCTGTTCACCGGCTACACGGCCGTGCCGGCCACCGGCGCCGCGGCCGGGCACCTGATTGCCTTTGACCGGGGGTCCGGCGCGCCCGGGGCCATCACCCTGGCGACCAGGCTGCCCCGCGGCCTGGAACAGCGGGGAGGCTGGCAGGACACCGCCATTGAACTCGCCGCCGCGATGACGGACCAGCTCAGCGGCAGGTCCTTCGGCCCGGGAACCGTGCCCGTGGGGGAGATCCTGCGCGACTACCCGGTGGCGCTGCTGGTGCCGGCCGCCTGATACGCACGAACTGACGAACCGACAGATGGGAACGGCAATGACTCTGCCCGCACACGGAACCGAACGCTTCGACCTCTGGGCACCCAAAGCCCAGCAGGTCACGCTGCTCGCCGGCGGACAGCGGTACCCGATGCGCCCGGCGTCCGGGGACGGCCGCGACGGCTGGTGGACCGCCCCGGAGGCGCCTTCGGGCGAGGTGGACTACGGCTACCTGCTCGACGGTGACACCACACCCCTGCCGGACCCGCGCTCGCGCCGCCAGCCCGAGGGTGTGCACTCGCTCTCGCGGACCTTCGACGCCGGCGTCCACGCGTGGGGCGACGGCGCCTGGACGGGCCGCGGGCTGCAGGGCGGGGTCATCTACGAGCTCCACCTGGGCACCTTCACGCCGGAGGGGACCCTCGACGCCGCGGCCGGAAAGCTCGGCTACCTGGCGGACCTCGGCGTCGACTTCGTGGAACTGCTGCCGGTCAACGGGTTCAACGGCACCCACAACTGGGGCTACGACGGGGTCCTCTGGTATACCGTGCACGAGGGCTACGGCGGCCCGGCCGCGTACCAGCGCTTCGTCGAGGCGGCCCACGCCGCGGGGCTGGGCGTGATCCAGGACGTGGTCTACAACCACCTCGGTCCCAGCGGCAACTACCTGCCCCGGTTCGGGCCGTATCTGAAGTCCGGGGAAGGCAACACCTGGGGCGACTCGGTCAACCTGGACGGGCCGGGCTCCGACGTCGTCCGGGACTACATCCTGGACAACGCCGCCATGTGGCTGCGCGACTACCACGTGGACGGGCTGCGGCTCGATGCCGTGCACGCCTTCAAGGACGAGCGCGCGGTCCACCTGCTGGAGGACTTCGGTGCCCTCGGCGACGCGGTGGCGGCGGAGACCGGACGCCCGGCGACCATGATCGCGGAATCGGACCTGAACAACCCGCGCCTGCTCTACCCGCGCGCCGTCAACGGCTCCGGCCTGGCCGGGCAGTGGAGCGACGACTTCCACCACGCGGTCCACGTCAATGTCAGCGGCGAAACCACCGGCTACTACAGTGACTTCGATTCACTCGCGGCGCTGGCCAAGGTCCTGGTGGACGGGTTCTTCCATGACGGCAGCTACTCCAGCTTCCGGGGGCGGCACCACGGCCGGCCCATCAACGCCTCCCTGGTCCACCCCGCTGCCCTGGTGGTGTGCAGCCAGAACCACGACCAGATCGGCAACCGGGCCACCGGCGACCGGCTCTCCCAGAGCCTCGGCTACGGGCAGCT harbors:
- the treY gene encoding malto-oligosyltrehalose synthase, producing MRTPVSTYRLQIRPGFTLQDAAETVPYLKSLGVDWVYLSPILTAEQGSDHGYDVTDPASIDPDRGGPEGLAAVSRAARDAGMGVLVDIVPNHVGVATPVQNPWWWSLLKEGQQSPYARAFDVDWDFGGGRIRIPVLGDDSDVDALEVRDGELRYYDHRFPLAEGSYTAGDDPRAVHDRQHYELVGWRRADNDLNYRRFFAVNTLAGIKVEVPEVFDEAHEEVVRWFREGLVDGLRIDHPDGLADPAGYLRRLREATGGAYLLIEKILEPGEELPAGFECEGTTGYDALADVDRVLVDPAGQAGLDALDASLRGGTPADYEEMIRGTKRRITDGILHSEMLRLARLVPASAGLDAETAVDALSEITAAFPVYRSYLPEGEDVLREACELAARRRPELEPAVQALLPLLLRAGPGADEELGRRFQQTSGMVMAKGVEDTAFFRYTRLGTLTEVGADPTEFAVSTDEFHARMARRHAALPLSMTTLSTHDTKRSEDTRARISVLAELAPEWTASLHRLQDLAPLPDGPLANLLWQAVAGVWPADRDRLQSYAQKAAREAGNSTNWLDPNADFETKLAAAVDAAFDNAEVRAELDALVALLEPYGAANALSAKLVQLTMPGVPDVYQGTEFWDRSLTDPDNRRPFDFGARRAALAALDAGELPASYREDAAKLLVTSRALRLRRDRPELFTGYTAVPATGAAAGHLIAFDRGSGAPGAITLATRLPRGLEQRGGWQDTAIELAAAMTDQLSGRSFGPGTVPVGEILRDYPVALLVPAA
- the treZ gene encoding malto-oligosyltrehalose trehalohydrolase, with the protein product MTLPAHGTERFDLWAPKAQQVTLLAGGQRYPMRPASGDGRDGWWTAPEAPSGEVDYGYLLDGDTTPLPDPRSRRQPEGVHSLSRTFDAGVHAWGDGAWTGRGLQGGVIYELHLGTFTPEGTLDAAAGKLGYLADLGVDFVELLPVNGFNGTHNWGYDGVLWYTVHEGYGGPAAYQRFVEAAHAAGLGVIQDVVYNHLGPSGNYLPRFGPYLKSGEGNTWGDSVNLDGPGSDVVRDYILDNAAMWLRDYHVDGLRLDAVHAFKDERAVHLLEDFGALGDAVAAETGRPATMIAESDLNNPRLLYPRAVNGSGLAGQWSDDFHHAVHVNVSGETTGYYSDFDSLAALAKVLVDGFFHDGSYSSFRGRHHGRPINASLVHPAALVVCSQNHDQIGNRATGDRLSQSLGYGQLALAAVATLTSPFTPMLFMGEEYGATTPWQFFTSHPEPELGKATAEGRIKEFERMGWDPAVVPDPQDPATFTRSKLDWAEASEGDHARLLELYRNLIALRRATPELAGLGFEETAVAFSEADRWLRLRRGGVEVAMNFSAEPRQVAVSGGSLLLATEDGVAMAAGQVELLGHSAAVVSK
- the glgX gene encoding glycogen debranching protein GlgX, whose protein sequence is MEVWPGTAYPLGATFDGTGTNFALFSEQAERVELCLLADDLTETRIELTEVDGYVWHCYLPQIQPGQKYGYRVHGPYEPENGNRFNANKLLLDPYAKAVQGQIDWHPALFTYEFGDPDSRNDADSAPHTMHGVVINPFFEWDGDRQLRIPYHQSVIYEAHVKGLTELHPDIPEEQRGTYAGVAHPAVIEHLKKLGVTAIELMPVHQFVNDGTLEEKGLNNYWGYNTIGFFAPQNTYSSTGDVGHQVQEFKAMVRELHRAGIEVILDVVYNHTAEGNHLGPTLSFKGIDNQAYYRLVDGDLKHYMDYTGTGNSLNVRHPHSLQLLMDSLRYWVTEMHVDGFRFDLASTLAREFYDVDKLSTFFELIQQDPIVSQVKLIAEPWDVGPGGYQVGNFPPQWTEWNGKYRDTVRDFWRGEPSTLGEFASRLTGSADLYESSARRPVASINFVTAHDGFTMRDLVSYNEKHNEANGEGNNDGESHNRSWNCGEEGDTDNDTVLTLRARQQRNFIATLLLSQGVPMLLHGDELGRTQQGNNNTYCQDSELSWVHWEAMDQPLVEFTAFVNKIRHDHPTFRRSRFFDGRPVVRGEGEKLPDIVWLKTDGTGMLPEDWDSGFGRTIGVFLNGHGIQEQDSRGRRITDDSFLLAFNAHDDDVDFALPTEEYSPFWDVLVDTADQADKDEPLKAGSVLKLAAKSMVVLQAHSGPEVEVDYSAAASLASMAEHEDAHEEMVEAQEEAAEAVSKAAAK